One window of the Haloarcula halobia genome contains the following:
- a CDS encoding DedA family protein: MATDASEVTARGPVRTFAEDYGLLVVAGLFAVLGVAGVGLYVFGDTAYARTLLDRYGLAALFFVFVLEGAMLLYFAPSEALVPAAVAVLARTAGGYDLPVVAAILGVAVAGATVGQTCLFLLAKRGGREWLLARPWFRVDEDRLDRFGHMFDRFGVLALPLSNTLLFTRGMLTVPAGVAGMSTRRFVALSALGTLSFELLLAGAAMGVLELL; encoded by the coding sequence ATGGCTACCGACGCCTCCGAGGTCACGGCCCGCGGCCCGGTCCGGACCTTCGCCGAGGACTACGGCCTGCTCGTGGTCGCCGGCCTGTTCGCGGTGCTGGGCGTCGCCGGCGTCGGCCTGTACGTCTTCGGTGACACCGCATACGCCCGGACCTTGCTGGACCGCTACGGGCTGGCCGCGCTCTTTTTCGTCTTCGTCCTCGAGGGTGCGATGCTGCTGTACTTCGCCCCCAGCGAGGCGCTCGTCCCGGCGGCCGTCGCCGTGCTCGCGCGGACGGCCGGCGGCTACGACCTGCCCGTCGTCGCCGCCATCCTCGGCGTGGCCGTCGCCGGCGCGACCGTCGGACAGACCTGCCTGTTCCTGCTGGCGAAACGCGGCGGCCGCGAGTGGCTGCTCGCCCGGCCCTGGTTCCGCGTCGACGAGGACCGCCTGGACCGCTTTGGACACATGTTCGACCGCTTTGGCGTGCTCGCCCTGCCGCTCTCGAACACGCTGCTGTTTACCCGCGGCATGTTGACGGTCCCGGCCGGCGTCGCCGGGATGTCGACCCGGCGGTTCGTCGCGCTGTCGGCGCTCGGGACCCTCTCGTTCGAGCTGCTGCTGGCCGGCGCGGCGATGGGCGTCCTCGAGCTGCTGTGA
- the hemB gene encoding porphobilinogen synthase — MDMSRRPRRLRRDGVRPLVRETDLAASDLIAPVFVDATTDERVPIETMPGHERVPVDEAVARVEEIRETGVEAVILFGVPESKDPEGSRAWAEDGVVQEATRRITAETDAYVVTDVCLCEYTDHGHCGVLEADAEADPRLTVRNDDTLELLGRTAASHARAGADMVAPSGMMDGMVGAIRESLDGDGFTDVPIMSYAAKYESAFYGPFRDAADGAPAFGDRRHYQMDPANAREASREVALDVEQGADVLMVKPALPYLDIVRQVREEHDHPVAAYNVSGEYAMLHAAAEKGWLNLEAVAYESLLGIKRAGADLILTYFAEDVADRL, encoded by the coding sequence ATGGACATGTCACGGCGACCGCGCCGCCTGCGCCGCGACGGCGTGCGACCGCTGGTGCGCGAGACCGACCTCGCGGCGTCGGACCTCATCGCTCCGGTCTTCGTCGACGCCACGACAGACGAGCGGGTGCCCATCGAGACGATGCCCGGCCACGAGCGAGTCCCCGTCGACGAGGCCGTCGCCCGAGTCGAGGAGATCCGCGAGACTGGCGTCGAGGCGGTCATCCTCTTTGGCGTCCCCGAGTCGAAGGACCCGGAGGGCAGTCGCGCCTGGGCCGAGGACGGCGTCGTCCAGGAGGCCACGCGGCGCATCACCGCCGAGACCGACGCCTACGTCGTCACGGACGTCTGTCTCTGTGAGTACACAGACCACGGACACTGCGGGGTCCTCGAGGCCGACGCCGAGGCCGACCCACGACTCACCGTCCGGAACGACGACACCCTCGAACTGCTGGGCCGGACCGCCGCGAGTCACGCCCGCGCCGGCGCCGACATGGTCGCGCCGTCGGGCATGATGGACGGGATGGTCGGGGCCATCCGCGAGTCCCTCGACGGCGACGGCTTCACCGACGTCCCCATCATGAGTTACGCCGCGAAGTACGAGTCGGCCTTCTACGGCCCCTTCCGCGACGCGGCGGACGGCGCGCCGGCCTTCGGCGACCGGCGGCACTACCAGATGGACCCCGCGAACGCACGCGAGGCAAGCAGGGAGGTCGCCCTGGACGTCGAGCAGGGCGCGGACGTGCTGATGGTCAAGCCCGCGCTTCCCTACCTCGATATCGTCCGGCAGGTCCGCGAGGAACACGACCACCCCGTCGCCGCCTACAACGTCTCGGGCGAGTACGCAATGTTGCACGCCGCCGCCGAGAAGGGGTGGCTGAACCTGGAGGCGGTGGCCTACGAGTCGCTGCTCGGGATAAAGCGGGCCGGCGCCGACCTGATTCTCACCTACTTCGCCGAGGACGTCGCCGACCGCCTCTGA
- a CDS encoding PAS domain-containing sensor histidine kinase: MFGLDEAGRVTFATEAFASVLSRRPESVRGATLESLLTPADARRVQTAAEAVRGSGEGATRRCHVDVVDDGEHVPATVELTAAGGARVVGSVHVSSPNERFRHLFDLVHDAVVRFEMDDTVPIVRAVNPAFEETFGYSATEVVGESLNDFIVPAGHASEAADLDERTARGKVNYATVSRETVDGPREFIYRGLPYETDDGRRFGFAIYTDVTESRRRKRQLHVLHRVLRHNLRNELSVVLGMAEHAQRTTADPDVGAALDRILAAADRLASVSEQAREVESALDGVSNRPVDAAALARMVADDYRDDAPVETAIPDTAPVTGSTTLYTALDNLVENAVEHTPPGTSVRIGVDVTGEETVLRVADAGDGIPAIERAVVFDDADITSLQHGSGLGIWLARWVAETAGGDIRYDRSDGWTTVSLGLRTSEADDVFVPDVERSAAGARSAEQ; the protein is encoded by the coding sequence ATGTTCGGCCTCGACGAGGCCGGCCGCGTGACGTTCGCGACCGAGGCGTTCGCGTCGGTGCTCTCGCGCCGGCCCGAATCGGTCCGGGGGGCCACACTCGAGTCGCTGCTCACGCCGGCGGACGCGCGGCGAGTCCAGACGGCCGCCGAGGCCGTCCGCGGGAGCGGGGAGGGGGCCACGCGCCGGTGTCACGTCGACGTCGTCGACGACGGCGAACACGTCCCAGCGACGGTCGAGCTCACGGCAGCCGGTGGCGCCCGCGTGGTGGGCAGCGTCCACGTCTCCTCGCCCAACGAGCGGTTCCGCCACCTGTTCGACCTGGTCCACGACGCCGTCGTCCGGTTCGAGATGGACGATACGGTGCCGATCGTCCGGGCCGTCAACCCCGCCTTCGAGGAGACGTTCGGCTACAGTGCCACGGAGGTCGTCGGCGAGTCGCTCAACGACTTCATCGTCCCCGCGGGCCATGCAAGCGAGGCGGCGGACCTAGACGAGCGGACCGCCCGCGGCAAGGTCAACTACGCCACCGTCTCGCGCGAGACGGTCGACGGCCCCCGGGAGTTCATCTACCGCGGACTGCCCTACGAGACCGACGACGGCCGGCGGTTCGGCTTCGCCATCTACACCGACGTCACCGAGAGCCGGCGGCGGAAACGCCAGCTGCACGTCCTCCATCGCGTGTTGCGCCACAACCTCCGCAACGAGCTCTCCGTGGTGCTGGGGATGGCCGAGCACGCACAGCGGACGACTGCCGACCCGGACGTCGGTGCGGCACTCGACCGAATCCTCGCGGCCGCCGACCGCCTCGCCTCGGTCAGCGAACAGGCCCGCGAGGTCGAGAGCGCGCTGGACGGCGTCTCGAACCGACCCGTCGATGCCGCGGCGCTGGCCCGGATGGTCGCCGACGACTACCGCGACGACGCGCCCGTCGAGACGGCCATCCCGGACACGGCGCCGGTCACGGGCAGTACGACCCTCTACACCGCGCTCGACAACCTCGTCGAGAACGCCGTCGAGCACACGCCGCCCGGGACGTCCGTCCGGATCGGTGTCGACGTCACCGGCGAGGAGACGGTCCTCCGCGTCGCGGACGCCGGCGACGGCATCCCGGCCATCGAGCGGGCCGTCGTCTTCGACGACGCCGACATCACCTCGCTGCAACACGGGAGCGGCCTGGGTATCTGGCTGGCCCGCTGGGTCGCCGAGACGGCCGGCGGCGACATCCGGTACGACCGCAGCGACGGCTGGACGACCGTCTCGCTGGGACTGCGCACCTCCGAGGCCGACGACGTGTTCGTCCCGGACGTCGAGCGGTCGGCCGCGGGCGCCCGGTCCGCCGAGCAGTGA
- a CDS encoding methyl-accepting chemotaxis protein — MQDSGTKRAPDGSATDERTVANAQGALDVVQVAANEVDDQLAAIDDRASAQASDAQWVVEEMSALSATIEEIAATTAEVSEQSDRAAAEASEGRAAAREAIETMDEVREVGEAVLTEVDALSDRIDRIAAALGGIDRIADQTNMLALNASIEAARTGGESDGFAVVADEIKQLAEESQAQADDIDTALSAVRTATEDTVEQLEAAVAAIDDGADQVETAMTNLDSLADTVAETADGVTSVSDATDEQASTSEAVAERCETLAERATAIEGDLSRIRSARTEQTAMLGEIDEVLAVADADRRDRLADAPTLGTGIDGLDDLCGGGLVVGGQAVVRYTEGAPVDAFLAQVCANAVATGRAVSLTPTATLERETLAAAFDATDAGLDRALATDRLFVLDAFDAWDPGRNVFDLGRTSLSAANETTAQRRDAPLLVVGNVAGEVATVGEQAAREARYENDDGVFEPADTVLNVVADGEVPETLAAFYAGAADQDLLLGTNERGPYVAVRASPSGRPGVERPVRVRQRPPFLRVGPH, encoded by the coding sequence ATGCAGGACTCCGGGACGAAGCGGGCGCCGGACGGGTCCGCAACCGACGAGCGCACCGTCGCGAACGCACAGGGAGCGCTTGACGTCGTCCAGGTCGCCGCGAACGAGGTCGACGACCAGCTCGCGGCCATCGACGACCGGGCGAGCGCGCAGGCGTCGGACGCACAGTGGGTCGTCGAGGAGATGTCGGCGCTCTCGGCGACCATCGAAGAGATCGCCGCCACGACCGCCGAGGTCAGCGAGCAGAGCGACCGGGCGGCCGCCGAGGCAAGTGAGGGGCGCGCGGCCGCCCGCGAGGCCATCGAGACGATGGACGAGGTCCGCGAGGTCGGCGAGGCGGTTCTCACCGAGGTCGATGCGCTGAGCGACCGAATCGACCGCATCGCAGCGGCGCTCGGGGGAATCGACCGCATCGCCGACCAGACGAACATGCTGGCGCTGAACGCCTCCATCGAGGCCGCACGCACCGGCGGCGAGAGCGACGGGTTCGCGGTCGTCGCCGACGAGATAAAGCAACTCGCCGAGGAGTCACAGGCCCAGGCCGACGACATCGACACCGCGTTGTCGGCGGTCCGGACGGCGACCGAAGACACCGTCGAGCAACTGGAGGCCGCCGTCGCCGCCATCGACGACGGGGCCGACCAGGTCGAGACCGCCATGACGAACCTGGACAGCCTCGCCGACACCGTCGCCGAGACCGCCGACGGCGTCACGTCGGTCTCGGACGCGACCGACGAACAGGCGAGCACCAGCGAGGCCGTCGCGGAGCGCTGCGAGACCCTCGCCGAGCGCGCGACCGCAATCGAGGGGGACCTCTCGCGCATCCGCTCGGCCCGGACCGAACAGACCGCGATGCTCGGTGAGATCGACGAGGTGCTCGCGGTGGCCGACGCCGACCGCCGCGACCGACTGGCTGACGCCCCGACGCTCGGTACCGGTATCGACGGCCTCGATGACCTCTGTGGCGGCGGCCTCGTCGTCGGCGGCCAGGCCGTCGTCCGCTACACCGAGGGCGCACCGGTCGACGCGTTCCTCGCACAGGTGTGTGCGAACGCGGTTGCGACCGGTCGGGCCGTCTCGCTGACGCCGACGGCGACCCTCGAGCGCGAGACGCTCGCGGCGGCCTTCGACGCGACGGACGCCGGCCTCGACCGGGCGCTGGCGACGGACCGACTGTTCGTCCTCGACGCCTTCGACGCCTGGGACCCCGGCCGGAACGTCTTCGACCTGGGGCGGACCTCGCTGTCGGCGGCAAACGAGACGACCGCCCAGCGGCGCGACGCCCCCCTGCTGGTGGTCGGCAACGTCGCCGGCGAGGTCGCGACCGTCGGCGAACAGGCCGCCCGCGAGGCTCGCTACGAGAACGACGACGGCGTCTTCGAACCCGCCGACACCGTCTTGAACGTCGTCGCCGACGGCGAGGTCCCGGAGACGCTGGCGGCCTTCTACGCCGGCGCGGCCGACCAGGACCTCCTGCTCGGGACGAACGAACGAGGGCCGTACGTGGCGGTTCGGGCCTCACCGTCTGGCCGGCCCGGCGTCGAGCGGCCGGTGCGGGTCCGCCAGCGGCCGCCGTTCCTCCGCGTGGGCCCCCACTGA
- a CDS encoding ammonium transporter, which translates to MVLSPLQATPETLETIVTGVNLLWVLVVTFLIFFMHAGFAMLEAGQVRSKNVANQLTKNLLTWSVGVSVFFVIGAGISSLVGGSGFSPAFVAENPNDWVGWLFGAVFAMTAATIVSGAVAGRAKLRAYVAYTFLLAAVIYPVVTGITWAGGYISFGGAVFHDFAGGMIVHGMGGIAGLTAAYVLGPRMGRYNEDGSANVIPGHSLTFAVLGTLILAFGWYGFNVGTAASVFVFTDGGIELGAFASVGRVAMTTTIAMAAGAMGAGLFAWSKTGKVDTLYVANGLLAGLVGITAIPDTTAWWGAFVVGGLAGAQLPMVFEFVEKRLKIDDVCAVFPVHGSAGVLGTLLFPFVAAPGVVDSVLNAFIAQVIGVAAIGIWTIAATALVWYVLKAVGQSRVTPEHEQEGLDVSEHGVETYPEFGSGDSVVADGGMVNGTVRTDGGSKDD; encoded by the coding sequence ATGGTACTATCACCACTCCAAGCAACGCCGGAAACGCTCGAAACGATAGTCACGGGGGTCAACCTCCTGTGGGTACTCGTCGTAACGTTCCTGATCTTCTTCATGCACGCTGGCTTCGCGATGCTCGAGGCCGGCCAGGTGCGCTCGAAGAACGTCGCGAACCAGCTCACGAAGAACCTCCTGACCTGGTCGGTCGGGGTATCGGTGTTCTTCGTCATCGGGGCTGGCATCTCGTCGCTCGTCGGCGGGAGCGGCTTCTCGCCGGCCTTCGTCGCCGAGAACCCCAACGACTGGGTCGGCTGGCTGTTCGGTGCCGTCTTCGCGATGACGGCGGCCACCATCGTCTCCGGGGCCGTGGCCGGCCGCGCGAAACTCCGCGCGTACGTGGCCTACACGTTCCTGCTGGCGGCGGTCATCTACCCGGTCGTCACCGGCATCACCTGGGCCGGCGGCTACATCAGCTTCGGCGGCGCCGTCTTCCACGACTTCGCGGGCGGCATGATCGTCCACGGGATGGGCGGCATCGCCGGCCTCACCGCAGCGTACGTCCTCGGTCCGCGCATGGGCCGGTACAACGAGGACGGCAGCGCGAACGTCATCCCCGGTCACTCGCTGACCTTCGCGGTCCTGGGGACGCTCATCCTCGCCTTTGGCTGGTACGGCTTCAACGTCGGCACGGCCGCGAGCGTGTTCGTCTTCACCGACGGCGGCATCGAGCTCGGTGCCTTCGCGTCCGTCGGTCGCGTCGCCATGACGACGACCATCGCGATGGCCGCCGGTGCGATGGGCGCCGGACTCTTCGCCTGGTCCAAGACCGGCAAGGTCGACACGCTCTACGTCGCCAACGGCCTGCTGGCCGGCCTGGTCGGCATCACCGCGATTCCGGACACCACCGCGTGGTGGGGTGCGTTCGTGGTCGGCGGCCTCGCCGGCGCCCAGCTCCCGATGGTCTTCGAGTTCGTCGAGAAGCGCCTGAAGATCGACGACGTCTGTGCGGTCTTCCCCGTCCACGGCAGCGCCGGCGTCCTGGGGACGCTCCTGTTCCCGTTCGTCGCCGCGCCCGGCGTGGTCGACTCGGTGCTCAACGCGTTCATCGCGCAGGTCATCGGCGTCGCCGCCATCGGCATCTGGACCATCGCCGCAACCGCGCTGGTCTGGTACGTCCTCAAGGCGGTCGGCCAGTCCCGCGTCACCCCCGAACACGAGCAGGAGGGCCTCGACGTCAGCGAACACGGCGTCGAGACCTACCCCGAGTTCGGCTCCGGCGACAGCGTCGTCGCCGACGGTGGCATGGTGAACGGGACCGTGCGGACGGACGGAGGGTCCAAAGATGACTGA
- a CDS encoding P-II family nitrogen regulator — MTDETEIKMVVAMVRPDKLSDVKQALAEVGAPSLTVTNVSGRGSQPAKKGQWRGEEYVVDLHQKVKIETVVADIPAEDVVDAIAEGAHTGEKGDGKIFVLPVEDAYQVRTGKSGPEAV; from the coding sequence ATGACTGACGAAACCGAGATCAAGATGGTGGTTGCGATGGTTCGCCCGGACAAGCTCAGCGACGTCAAACAGGCACTGGCCGAAGTCGGCGCCCCCTCGCTGACAGTCACGAACGTCTCCGGTCGCGGCTCACAGCCCGCAAAGAAAGGGCAGTGGCGCGGCGAGGAGTACGTCGTCGACCTCCACCAGAAGGTCAAAATCGAGACCGTCGTCGCGGACATCCCCGCCGAAGACGTCGTCGACGCCATCGCCGAGGGCGCTCACACGGGCGAGAAAGGCGACGGCAAGATCTTCGTCCTCCCCGTCGAGGACGCCTATCAGGTCCGGACCGGCAAGAGCGGCCCCGAGGCTGTCTGA
- the lrp gene encoding HTH-type transcriptional regulator Lrp has product MVDDIDRQVVNALLRDGRASARDVAAETGVAATTVSRRMDELVASGVIEGYTPQVDYGSLGYEVTAVFHLSVEGTGLQPVTDRLRDTPNMIAVYEVTGSHDVVAIGKFRDTASLNAAIKDLLTDDEIRSASTSVVLNAVREYEQFPVEESGG; this is encoded by the coding sequence ATGGTCGACGACATCGACAGACAGGTCGTCAACGCACTCCTCCGGGACGGCCGGGCCAGCGCCCGCGACGTCGCCGCCGAGACAGGCGTCGCGGCGACGACCGTCTCACGACGGATGGACGAACTGGTCGCGTCCGGTGTCATCGAAGGGTACACGCCCCAGGTCGACTACGGGTCGCTCGGGTACGAGGTCACCGCCGTGTTCCACCTCTCGGTGGAGGGGACGGGACTCCAGCCGGTGACCGACCGGCTTCGAGACACGCCGAACATGATCGCCGTCTACGAGGTGACCGGGAGCCACGACGTCGTGGCCATCGGCAAGTTCCGGGACACCGCGTCGCTGAACGCCGCGATCAAGGACCTGCTCACCGACGACGAGATACGGTCGGCGTCGACGTCGGTCGTGCTCAACGCCGTCCGCGAGTACGAGCAGTTCCCGGTCGAGGAATCGGGCGGGTGA